The following coding sequences lie in one Rutidosis leptorrhynchoides isolate AG116_Rl617_1_P2 chromosome 4, CSIRO_AGI_Rlap_v1, whole genome shotgun sequence genomic window:
- the LOC139841472 gene encoding protein BIG GRAIN 1-like E codes for MSNILPHSSQPTRNSLDELDVFEAARYFSGANENFFIGNQKAAGGKARILGNNTQKYSMRPFGRMSLDMPSHRENSNPLQAIFVDNPIMIKKEIKKSKQPSSPGGKLAHFLNSLFNQTSSKKSKSKSKSTKDQDESPSSWRRKRRSSISHFTSANNSFNNTNPTILSDSRSQFSNSTSSGFRTPPHYHMIAHTPTKTSSYRDTKSYSYSKPPPSQITKIPINGNLNNIDNKHMSVEKVNIFDYKQGHHPDKYILKEDINDFKRFIKEDDGDSDSSSDLFELTNCDLGFYSSGLPVYETTHMDSINRGAPIAS; via the coding sequence ATGTCCAACATCTTACCACATTCATCACAACCCACAAGGAATAGTTTGGACGAGCTTGATGTGTTTGAGGCAGCTCGTTATTTTTCGGGAGCCAATGAAAACTTCTTCATTGGCAACCAAAAAGCTGCCGGTGGCAAAGCTAGAATTTTAGGTAACAATACACAAAAGTATTCCATGAGGCCTTTTGGAAGAATGAGTCTTGACATGCCAAGCCATAGAGAAAATTCAAATCCTCTACAAGCCATTTTTGTAGATAATCCCATAATGATCAAAAAAGAGATCAAGAAGTCAAAACAACCAAGCTCACCAGGGGGAAAGTTGGCTCATTTCTTGAATTCTCTCTTCAATCAAACATCTTCAAAGAAGTCAAAGTCAAAATCAAAGTCAACAAAGGATCAAGATGAGAGTCCTAGTAGTTGGAGAAGGAAGAGAAGAAGTAGCATTAGCCATTTTACAAGTGCAAACAACTCCTTCAACAATACAAACCCCACCATTTTAAGTGATTCAAGATCTCAATTTTCAAACTCTACAAGTTCAGGCTTTAGAACACCACCACATTATCACATGATAGCACACACACCTACAAAGACCTCAAGCTATAGAGACACCAAAAGCTATTCATATTCTAAACCTCCGCCAAGTCAGATTACTAAAATACCCATCAATGGAAACCTCAACAATATTGACAATAAACACATGAGTGTGGAGAAAGTAAATATTTTTGATTATAAACAAGGACATCATCCTGATAAGTATATTCTAAAGgaagatattaatgattttaaGAGGTTTATTAAGGAGGATGATGGAGATAGTGATTCAAGTTCTGATCTTTTTGAGTTAACAAATTGTGATCTGGGTTTTTATTCAAGTGGTTTACCTGTTTATGAAACCACACATATGGATAGCATCAATAGAGGTGCACCAATTGCGAGCTAA